The Leptospira neocaledonica genomic interval TTATGATAAGGGAATTTCTATCTTCCGACTGAACTTAAGAGATCATGGGGATACTCATCATCTGAATCCAGAACCATTTAACGGAAGTTTAATACGAGAGACCTACGAGGCAGTCCGTAAAGTTGCAAAAGAATTCGGCCATAAACTTCCCGTATATTTAGGCGGGTTTTCTATGGGTGGAAATTTTACGATCCGAGTAGCAAGAGAACATTCTAGAAATAAACAAAGTATACCTAATTTAAAACATTGTATCGCAGTGAGTCCTCCACTTCATCCGAAATCCGCAACAGAAATGATGGATTCTAAGTTGATCATAGGAAAATATTTTTTAGATAAATGGAGACAATCCTTAGCTAAGAAGAATGTACATTTTCCAGATCTACATCCGTATCCGAATATCATGAAAGGAAAAACAGTCATGGAAATGACGGATAGAATCGTAGCATCTTCCGCAGAGTTCAAAAACTCCGATGATTATTTTAATTCTTATACATTGGGACCTAAGGACTTCGAAAAATTAAAAGTGGATCTGACTATAGTCACTTCTGCAGACGATCCGATCATACGTCCCGACGAATTCAAAGAACTTCCTAAAAGTTCCAAACTTAGGATATTCATCCAAAAGTATGGAGGTCATAACGGATTTTACGAAAACTTAAAAGGAGACTGCTGGTATTTCCGAGTCTTTGATAAAATTATATTCGGATAAGAAGAAACTTTCTAAGTTTAAAAAGTTTTCCGACAAAACCGATTAGAACGTTAAAACAAAACAGCTTGCTTTTCCCCCCTTTCTTCTAAACTCAAGCCGTAAGCATATTTCGTTTTTGAACATAAGTTCAAGAATAACCGAACGGCTTTCGTTATAGGAGAAATACTATGTCCAACGCATACGTTATCGATGCGGTTCGCACCCCAAGAGGGAAAGGTAAAAAAAGAGGAACACTTGCCTCCGTTCACCCGCAAGAACTATCGGCTTCTACCCTAAAAGCAATCCAAGAAAGAAACGGATTAAAACCAGAAATCGTAGAAGAAGTTGTCTTAGGTTGTGTTTCCCAAGTGGATGACCAAGCTGCATGTATCGCTCGTTATGCGGTCATGGCTGCCCAATGGCCAAATTCTGTTCCGGGATATACAGTAAATCGTTTCTGTGGATCTGGATTACAAGCTGTGAATAATAT includes:
- a CDS encoding YheT family hydrolase, with translation MDTLRPFKPPIHLRHPFVQTVLASLMRQNTPDHPMDKAASPVVIDAGKGVRLLGHYSKSPQNKALLVLIHGWEGSMDSNYIQRTSRRFYDKGISIFRLNLRDHGDTHHLNPEPFNGSLIRETYEAVRKVAKEFGHKLPVYLGGFSMGGNFTIRVAREHSRNKQSIPNLKHCIAVSPPLHPKSATEMMDSKLIIGKYFLDKWRQSLAKKNVHFPDLHPYPNIMKGKTVMEMTDRIVASSAEFKNSDDYFNSYTLGPKDFEKLKVDLTIVTSADDPIIRPDEFKELPKSSKLRIFIQKYGGHNGFYENLKGDCWYFRVFDKIIFG